From Actinomyces procaprae:
GGACCGCTTACTTCCCGTTGGACCGCTGTAACCGGTGGCTACGGCGGTCCAACGGTGGGACAGGGGTCCAACGGTGGGACAGGGATCCAACGGTGGGACAGGGGTCCAACGGTGGGACAGGGGTCCAACTGGCAGGCTCAACAGCCACACACCTCCGCCCAAGCACTTACACAACAGGACCTAGTCCCGGGCAGCGCGCTCCGGCCGGGGCCTAGGGCCGTAGGGGGCGAGCGCCTCCCGCAGGCGCACCAGCAGCTCCCGCAGGCGCTCGGGCCACGTGCCGGCGCAGGCCGTCCTGGGCCAGGAATCGGGTCATCGCGTCCTGCACGATCCCGGACACGGGCACGCACAGCGGACGCATCCGCTCCAGCAGCGGCGCGGGCGCGTCGTCGGCGTCGAGCAGGGGGAGGGGGAGCAGCGGATCATCGGCGTCTCCTTCCACCCCGAGCTCACCGGGGATACGACGATCCACCGCGACCTGCCGGACTGAGGCCGCCGGCGGAGTCGGCTCCGATCGCGCCGTGCTCCGCCTGCTCCTGCGCGAAGTGGTTGTATGCGAGCGACAGCCCGAAGCACACGACGCCGGCGACCATGAGCGCCAGGATCCGCGACAGCGAGTTCTGTCCGGCCAGGTCCACCACGGCCAGCTTGAACACCACCAGCAGTACCAGGGTGAGCCCGTAGTGGCGCAGTGTGGTGGCGCGCAGCCGGAATCCGATGACGATGCAGGCGGCACCGGTCGCCAGCACCACACCGGTGACCAGCAGAGAAGCTGCGGACGCGCCGGTGAGGATCATCACCGACCACCACAGGGCGAGGCTCTGTGACACGGCGATAGTCAAGGCGACGCCGGTGCTCCGCAGCCAGGGCAGCAGCATGCGTCCGCCCACGATCACCAGTGCCAGTGCGATGCCCAACAGCGGTGCCTCCAGCAGTGCGGAGCCCAGGGAGCCGGCCCGCAGCAGTACTGCTGCGGCGAGCGCCGTCAGCAGGGTGTCTCCAAGCCAGGCCGACGGCGGCGGGGTGGAGCGGAGCGGAGTATGCAGGTCGACGGCGCCCTCCAGGCGGCCGGCCCGCCCACCGGACAGCAGGGAACGGGGAGAGCACCTGGCGGTGAACAGGCCCAGGCCCGTCAGCCCCAGCGCCGCCGCACCCGCGAGCAGCGGTGCCGGCATCCGGTCCGCTTGTCCTCCGCCGTTGCGCGCTAGCAGGACATCCAGCACCCAGGGGAGGATCAGCACCAGGTCGGCGGCGAGCACCCAGGTCGCGCCCGCGAGCCACGTCGCCCGATCAGCGGACTCCCCGGACTGCGGGGGCGGCGGTGCCAGCAGCGCCTCCAGCAGCACGGTGAGGGCGACGGCCGTCAGCACCGCCAGCAGGGTCAGTAGCAGTGTGCTGCGGGCGGGGGCGAGCCCAGCCACCAGCGCGGCCACTCCCATAATCGGCAGCAACAGTACGGGGGCGCTGTAGCCGAGGCGCACCACGGGAATGGCGGCCAGGCCCACGGCCGCCACCGCCGGCAGCAGCAGGTCCGTGCTCACGGCGAAGACCGCCCCGGCGACGCCGACCACCGTCCCCAGATTCACCGGCGCGACGGCGCGCAACCACACCGGTGTCTTGGCCCGGGGCAGCAGCACCGCCGTGGAAACACATGCCAGAGCCAGGAAGATCACGGATATGCCGTTGCGGGCAGATGCGCTCACGTTTTGGGCGTATCCGAGCTGGAGCACGGCCAGCGCCTGGACGATCCCGACGGCTGCCCACTCGTACATGACAGCGCTGCCCGCCCCTGCCACGGCCAGCAGGCGCGTCGAGTGGTGCGCCTGTACCAGAAGTACCGCGCAGGGCACGGTCAGCAGCACGATCCCCGACTGCGGCTGGGCGAGCAGCCGTTGGGAAGGACCGATCAGCAGCACGGTCGCGGTCACCACCATGGAGGTGCTCGGTAACCATGGTGCCAACCGCATGCCCGAAGTGAACCGGGGTGCCGCTGCCGCCACGGCCGCCAGGGCGACGACGTAGAAGTCGATCAGCATCCAGGTCAGCGGGGCCTGGGCCGGGTGGGCGGCCACCTGCGAGGCGGCGAACCCGATGGTGACCATTGCCCCCAGCGTGGAGACGACCGCGGTGAAGAACTGGCCGGTGGCGCAGGAGACCAGCAGCAGCACGAATGCCCAGACGACCATGAGCATGAAGGCGGCGGTGCTGGGCAGGCCGGCAGTCAGCGCCGCACCAATGATGGCGATGAAGCCGAGCGCGCCGCCCGTGCCGGTGAGAGTGGCGGCCGCCACCTGCTGCTGCTGACGCCTTCTGGCAAGGATCATGCCCGAGCCGACCATGGCGATGGCGATGACACCCAGCGTCCCGACCTTGGCGGCGTCGGGGATCCGATCCCAGACCAGGGCGATCAGGCTCACTGCGGCGGATACGACAAGGAACGCCGCCGCCCCGGACAGCACATAACGGCCGATGTTCTCCTCCTGGCGGCGCTGCTGCTGGGGCTGGTGCTGCCGGGCGGCGAACGCGTCGGCGCCGACGGGTGTCTGCGGCTGGGGCACTGCTGGGACTACTGGGGGCCTCACGGAGGGTACGGGCACGGCGGGCACGGCTGGGGTAGGCCGGACGGGCACGGCGGGCACGGCTGGGGTAGGCCGGACGGGCACGGCTGGGGTAGGCCGGACGGGCACGGCGGGCACCGGATTGGACGAACGCGTCCTTGAGGCG
This genomic window contains:
- a CDS encoding DUF2157 domain-containing protein, with the translated sequence MPQPQTPVGADAFAARQHQPQQQRRQEENIGRYVLSGAAAFLVVSAAVSLIALVWDRIPDAAKVGTLGVIAIAMVGSGMILARRRQQQQVAAATLTGTGGALGFIAIIGAALTAGLPSTAAFMLMVVWAFVLLLVSCATGQFFTAVVSTLGAMVTIGFAASQVAAHPAQAPLTWMLIDFYVVALAAVAAAAPRFTSGMRLAPWLPSTSMVVTATVLLIGPSQRLLAQPQSGIVLLTVPCAVLLVQAHHSTRLLAVAGAGSAVMYEWAAVGIVQALAVLQLGYAQNVSASARNGISVIFLALACVSTAVLLPRAKTPVWLRAVAPVNLGTVVGVAGAVFAVSTDLLLPAVAAVGLAAIPVVRLGYSAPVLLLPIMGVAALVAGLAPARSTLLLTLLAVLTAVALTVLLEALLAPPPPQSGESADRATWLAGATWVLAADLVLILPWVLDVLLARNGGGQADRMPAPLLAGAAALGLTGLGLFTARCSPRSLLSGGRAGRLEGAVDLHTPLRSTPPPSAWLGDTLLTALAAAVLLRAGSLGSALLEAPLLGIALALVIVGGRMLLPWLRSTGVALTIAVSQSLALWWSVMILTGASAASLLVTGVVLATGAACIVIGFRLRATTLRHYGLTLVLLVVFKLAVVDLAGQNSLSRILALMVAGVVCFGLSLAYNHFAQEQAEHGAIGADSAGGLSPAGRGGSSYPR